From Impatiens glandulifera chromosome 7, dImpGla2.1, whole genome shotgun sequence:
AagtgcttgtttgatgttggttatgaatggttaaaaaaattatttaatgaaaaaaatagattatttgaatttttattgtattgaattattatgatattttttatatttaaaattttaattttataaaagtaaaataaaaatattttagtttgtaaattaagttaataatagttacaaaaaaaaaatatatatgataagatGATTgagtttttgataaaaatcccaaaataaaACAGAAGCTCTAACCTTTACTTGtacttttacttttactttttcatGGTTTAGTCCTAGTGAGGTAGCACAAAGGCCATTGAAATTGAATTGCAGAGAATGCTTTTAATGGTGAAAGGGTTTAATCTCTTACCtcattttgactaattatttttctctttttataaaGCATGTCCTTACCACAAACGTGAATGTGAATATTGGATTACAAACtttaattagaatttcaatttatatatagaattatAGATGTAAGATTTGTAAAGTACAGTAGTAGAAGAACAGCAagaagaagtagaagaagaagaaggcagAGCATGGAAAAAAAGAATTGGATGGGTGTTCTTGTCAAGTACCTTCACTGTCACAACCTGACCCATAAACCAATTCACCCTGATTCAGTTCCATTGCTAGTCCCCTCATCAAATCATATTTCTAATGTCAAGGAAACAAACCATGAAGAACAAGAAGTATATATCATGGATTTTACTATCTTTTCTTGATCATATTGATCATATTGATGATAATGAGTCATGTATGTTGTGAGTACTTACAGGAAGTGAAGGTTGAAAAGCAAAGGAAGATAGAAAAAGGGTCATCTCGAACCAAattatctgttgaagatgaaatgatGATTAAGTCTCTTACTGCTCAGGTTGGTTTTTGGAAATTTTGAGAATATTTCAATGGATtttgaatgaatatatatagAATTAATTTCATTTCTGGAGTGGACAGATGATGATTGGTTGTTCAAGCATGAAACCAGTTACAACAGGTggagataataataataataataataataataatgggaATGAAATGAACAAGGTAGATTGGATTGAAAAATATGAACCTTCTGGTGTGTATATAATCCTCAAGACTAACACTGATGGAGCCCTAGATCTCAATAAAGTGCAATTCAGGTGTGAATTTGTACATTTTTGTATTTAAGTTATTCGATTCTCATTTATAACTCTTTTAGTTtatagttttataatattttgttaatgcAGTCGACGAGATAGGGAGGAGAACCGAAAAGCTAGTGTTTACGAGATATACAATGTTGTTGGTCGACCAGATACATCGTCTGATTCGGGGATGAAAGTTTAATTGTCTATCATTTCTTTCGTTTTACATATTGGCAATGTCTCAAATTGTTAAACTTATCTTtgtaattaaacattttaattttttgcaTTAAGCTAAGATCTAGGTGGTGAGTTTGCTGATTAATTTATGGATATTAGTaagacaattttcaaaaatatactTTATGTTTTACAAAGTGTTGTTTTTATATTACATTTGATCAAAATACAATATGTTTGACTCATTCCATATTACTAATCTTATAATCTTATGTCATGTCAGACAACTCAACTTATTTgcttatcaattatatatttatatcaattaaactattatttatttatttaaaatatttttatatatattaatatacttttaatCATCTTACacaataaataaacttttgtcaaaaacattcacaagtaaattattatttttaggacCATCTTAagtattcatttaaaaaaaaaaaagtttggatTTGGGTTTGGTcggatatttttttaatttatttaaaattattaatttttacgttgatttcaataaataatttttcgttaacaaatttaataatatttgttcattTAACTCTAACTCGTATTTTCAAAcatgatcatatatatttatatttatgtaaatgcaattaattaaatatatatttaaaatattctactaggtgatatatataattgcaaACCAGTTACAATAAGACAGTGCTTAGGGTCACATATATGGCGTGGATTTACatatattcaaaattcaaattttatcttatataaatacatttcctctcacaaaaataaataaataaataaaatcaataaaattctaaaacaaaataCCAAAAAATTAAAGAACAGTTAAATACCTTagaaaactataaataaaaaataacaattcaaaaaaattagaactgtacaaataaaataaaaagataagtATTTCCTCACACAAATATAACCtagactatatatattttaatataaagaagataataaagaagaagattTCTCACTCTAAACAAAACTTCAAAGTAGttgaaatgtttatttttattaagattctgtaatcaattaaatttgattatataatcaattaaatttgagtttgtgttatattttaatgcgatatcttgttttttatttcaaatttttataattcaaataatattatttattatcggTTAGTGAATTGTTTGCTACTCATACACTCCGATTGTCTTAAAAATCATTTCTTAAGTCTATTTCCATGAAATTatcaaatctaaaattattttttatttttccaataaaaattcaataaacatatattttagtTGGAGGTCCTCCAACTTTTATATTcccattatttttattagtttcatatttttttaccatatatatagattatttattatCACTTGGTAGAATATTTTTCGATATTATTTACCAACCCTCGGTCaaagataatatttattaccattcagaaatttttgtgaaaatactTTCGAaactatttaattgatttttcgacTTTTTCTACTTTATTACTTATCCTTAGAGTCATCCTTAAAATTTATAAGATTGATGGATcttctttattataattttatttattgcaaatttataatattatttaatatctaaatttttatttagttattttatttttataaatgttattttgtaaaaactaaaatttgtatgtaacttttttatttgaatgattgataattaattttaaaaaaacacacaatTAAACATCCAACATGTAAAATAAGGCAAAACATAGAAgacctaataaaaaaacactatTTTACACTTgatcaaatcaattaaaacactatattttattaatgcaacattttttttaaattaatatatattaaaaatgatgaaaatcgtttgaacacaacaaaaaaaatattaaatgaagagaaaatt
This genomic window contains:
- the LOC124944446 gene encoding uncharacterized protein LOC124944446, coding for MEKKNWMGVLVKYLHCHNLTHKPIHPDSVPLLVPSSNHISNVKETNHEEQEEVKVEKQRKIEKGSSRTKLSVEDEMMIKSLTAQMMIGCSSMKPVTTGGDNNNNNNNNNGNEMNKVDWIEKYEPSGVYIILKTNTDGALDLNKVQFSRRDREENRKASVYEIYNVVGRPDTSSDSGMKV